The Agelaius phoeniceus isolate bAgePho1 chromosome 4, bAgePho1.hap1, whole genome shotgun sequence genome includes a region encoding these proteins:
- the UCHL1 gene encoding ubiquitin carboxyl-terminal hydrolase isozyme L1: MAWQPMEINPEMLNKVLSRLGVGPGWRFVDVLGFEDEALRAVPTPACALLLLFPLTEQHENFRKQQTEKIKDQEISSKVYFLKQTVSNSCGTIGLIHAVANNKDKLKLEEGSALKKFLDETADLSPEERAKHLANNKAIQEVHNSVAQEGQCRVEDKSVNFHFILFVNVDGHLYELDGRMPFPVNHGTSSDDLLLKDSAKICRQFTEREKGEVRFSAVAFCKSA, from the exons ATGCTGAACAAA GTGCTGTCCCGCCTCGGGGTGGGTCCTGGCTGGCGCTTCGTGGATGTGCTGGGCTTCGAGGATGAGGCGCTGCGCGCCGTGCCGACCCCGGCGTGCGCGCTGCTCCTGCTGTTCCCGCTCACGGAGCAG CATGAAAACTTCAGGAAGCAACAGACTGAGAAAATAAAGGACCAGGAGATCAGTTCTAAAGTGTATTTCCTGAAGCAGACTGTCAGTAACTCCTGTGGGACGATTGGTCTGATACATGCAGTTGCTAATAACAAAGACAAATTGAAACTTG AGGAGGGGTCTGCCCTGAAGAAGTTTCTTGATGAAACAGCTGATTTGTCTCCTGAAGAAAGAGCTAAGCATTTGGCAAATAATAAG GCTATACAAGAAGTCCACAATTCTGTTGCACAAGAAGGACAATGTCGG GTTGAGGACAAGAGTGTGAACTTCCATTTCATCCTTTTTGTCAACGTGGATGGACACCTGTATGAATTGG ATGGCCGTATGCCATTTCCTGTAAACCATGGCACGAGCTCTGATGACTTGCTGTTGAAG GATTCTGCTAAGATCTGCAGACAATTTACAGAACGTGAAAAAGGAGAAGTTCGTTTTTCTGCTGTGGCTTTCTGCAAGTCTGCCTAA